One part of the Arabidopsis thaliana chromosome 1 sequence genome encodes these proteins:
- the NdhL gene encoding inorganic carbon transport protein-like protein (CHLORORESPIRATORY REDUCTION 23 (CRR23); FUNCTIONS IN: oxidoreductase activity, acting on NADH or NADPH, quinone or similar compound as acceptor; INVOLVED IN: photosynthetic electron transport in photosystem I; LOCATED IN: NAD(P)H dehydrogenase complex (plastoquinone), thylakoid membrane; EXPRESSED IN: 21 plant structures; EXPRESSED DURING: 13 growth stages; CONTAINS InterPro DOMAIN/s: NAD(P)H-quinone oxidoreductase subunit L (InterPro:IPR019654); Has 242 Blast hits to 242 proteins in 68 species: Archae - 0; Bacteria - 134; Metazoa - 0; Fungi - 0; Plants - 23; Viruses - 0; Other Eukaryotes - 85 (source: NCBI BLink).): MSRCGSLGLYAPNALPSLSLKPRSVKSPFCITSHTKPNDTLLHNVNKMRAKACDILGAKKTILAAQLGAVLATIDHPALAITGVNNQQELSSVVLDIGIISVWYFLVMPPIIMNWLRVRWYRRKFFEMYLQFMFVFMFFPGLLLWAPFLNFRKFPRDPNMKNPWDKPTDPDSIKNVYLKYPYATPEDYDLD, encoded by the exons ATGAGCCGGTGCGGCTCTCTTGGGCTCTATGCCCCAAATGCTTTGCCATCTCTCTCCTTGAAGCCACGCAGTGTCAAATCTCCTTTCTGTATTACATCTCACACCAAACCCAACGACACTCTTCTTCAT AATGTTAACAAGATGAGAGCAAAGGCCTGTGATATACTTGGAGCAAAGAAGACAATCTTGGCAGCTCAACTCGGGGCAGTTCTTGCCACG ATTGACCATCCAGCCTTAGCAATAACAGGAGTTAACAACCAGCAGGAATTGAGCAGTGTTGTGCTCGATATCGGGATCATATCCGTTTGGTACTTCCTAGTAATGCCA CCAATCATCATGAACTGGCTAAGAGTAAGATGGTACAGAAGGAAGTTCTTCGAGATGTATTTACAGTTCATGTTCGTCTTCATGTTCTTCCCCGG GCTACTGTTATGGGCACCATTTCTCAACTTCAGGAAGTTCCCAAGAGATCCTAATATGAAGAATCCTTGGGACAAACCAACAGACCCAGACTCTATAAAGAACGTTTACCTCAAATACCCATATGCGACGCCAGAAGATTACGATCTCGATTAA